The Cellulomonas flavigena DSM 20109 DNA segment TCATGATCGCGTACATGATCTCGTCGGTGACCGAGCGCAGGATGAACCGGTCGTTCTCCATCCCCCGGTAGCGCGAGAAGTCGAGCGGCTCGCCGATGACGATGCCGATCCGCATGACCTTGGGGATGCGACGCCCGAGCGGCTGCGCCACGTCGGTGCCGACCATCGCGACGGGCACGACCGGCGCGCCCGACTCCAGCGCGAGGCGCGCCACACCCGTCTTGCCGCGGTACAGCCGGCCGTCGGGGCTGCGGGTGCCCTCGGGGTAGATGCCGAACAGGCCGCCCTCGGACAGCCGTCGCAGGCCGGTGCGCAGCGCCGCCTCACCGGCCTTGCCGCCCCCGCGGTCCACGGGGATCGTCCCGACGCCGCGCATGAAGCCCGCTGTCAGGCGCCCCTTGAGCCCGGACCCGTTGAAGTACTCCTGCTTGCCGATGAACACGATCTCGCGGTCGAGCGCGAGCGGCAGGAAGAACGAGTCGATCACCGCCAGGTGGTTGCTCGCGAGGATCGCACCGCCCTCGGCGGGCACGTGGTGCGCGCCGCGTACCCACGGCCGGTAGACCAGCCGCAGCAGGGGCCCGACGAACACCCGCTTCATCAACCAGTAGAACAACGTGTCTCCTCGCTCGACCTCCGCCGCGCCGCCGTCGTCACCGCGGCGCCGGACGGTCCTGCGGACCGGCCACCGACCGCGTCGGGTCGGTACGTCGTGTCCGACTCTAGAGTGCTCCCATGGACGCACGTCCCGACGACGACGCCGACTCCGCCGACCGCGCCGCCGCACGCCCGCCCGTCGAGCCCCCCACCGGCCCCGCGGACGGCGACGCACGCCCGCAGGAGCCGGAGCCGGCACCGGCCCGCGGCGGCGAGGCGGACGACGATGCCTGGGCGTCGATCGTCGCCCGCCTGTCCGACGTCGACGGGGGCAACGACCCCGCCCTGCTCGACGCGCTCGGCGTCGAGCGCGAGGACGCGCCGGGGCCGGGCACGCTGCCGGGTGCCGGCCCCGCGCTCGCCGGACGGGACTGGGACGGGACGTCGCAGTACGACGCCGCGGAGGACGACGTCGACGAGCTCGAGCACTTCGAGCCGGAGGATCCCGGCCCGATCACCGCCGCCGATCCCCTGCTCACGCTCGCGTGGATCGCCGCGGTCGGAGCCCCGTTGCTCCTGCTCGTGGTCGTCACGCTGTGGCGCGACGCCCCGGCGCTGCTCGTGCGGGCCGCAGCGGTGGCGTTCGTCGTCGGCGTGGGCGTGCTGGTCTGGCGCATGCCGCAGCACCGCGAGCCGACCGACGGGGACGGCGCGGTCGTCTGAGGCTCTCAGACGCGCGCGAGGTCGGCCGCGCCGACCATGCCCGCGTCGTTGCCCATCGCAGCCACGACGATGCCGGCCTCCGGGCGGTGCCCGCGACCCGAGAGCTGCGCGTCGAACGCCTTGCGCGCGGGTGCCACCACCAGGTCGCCGGCCGCGCTCACGCCGCCCCCGATGACGAAGACCTCGGGGTCGAGCACCGCCGACACGGACGCGCAGCCCTCGCCCACCCAGCGACCGACCTCGGCGAGCAGCTCGACGGCCAGGGCGTCGCCGGCCTGCGCGGCGCGCGTGACCAGCGGCCCGTCGATGTGCTGGGCGCTGCCGCCAGCGAGCGCGACCAGCCCGGCGGCACGCTCCGGCTGCGTCATCGCGGCCGCCCGCGCGTCGCGCACGAGCGCCGAACCCGACACGTACTGCTCCCAGCAGCCCTCGTGGCCGCAGCCGCAGTAGTGCCCGCCGGGCACGACCCGCATGTGACCGATCTCGGCCGCGACACCCCAGGCACCGCGCGTGAGGCGGCCGTCGACGACGATCGCCCCGCCCAGTCCCGTGCCGAGCGTGAGCATCACCATGTCCTGCACGTCTCGTCCCACGCCGAACCGGAACTCGGCCCAGCCGGCCGCGTTGGCGTCGTTCTCGACGACGATCCGCAGGTCCTCGTCGCCGATCAGCGCCGCGACGTTGTCGCGCAGCGGGTACTCGCGCCACGCGATGTTGGGGGCGAACAGCACACGCGCCCGGTCGGAGGCCACGAACCCGGCCGCGGCAAGCCCGACCTGTCGCACCTCGTAGGACGCGCTGAGCTCCCGGTACACGTCGGCGATCGCCGCGTCGATGCTGGCCGCGTCGTCGGGGTCGGTGTCCCGCCGGGTCTGCGCGAGGATCGTCCCGTCGTCGTCGACGACGCCCGCCGCGATCTTCGTCCCGCCGATGTCGACCCCGATGGCGTGCATGTCCCGGTCCGCTCCTGCTCGTCGCCGCCGGCGCGTCCATCGCGCGGCGCCCCCACGCTAGCGGCAGTCCGGGCGGTGCGGGAGCGCGTCCACGGGCGCGGGGCGTGCGGGGCACGCCCCGCACGTCCCGATATGCCGTTGGCCTGCGACTCCACCCGTCCGGAGTTCTGCTTCCAGGGACGGACGTCCCGTATCCTCGTGGCACCTTCGCCCCACTGCCACTGGAGTCAGCATGGACGAGTCCCACAGCCCTCTCCTCGTCGAGGTCGATCCGTCGGACAACCTCAACGACCTGCTCGCCGCGCGCGTGCGCAGCACGCCGGACCGTCCGCTCGTCGAGCGGCACGTGGACGGGCAGTGGCAGCCGATGACAGCGCGCGAGTACGACGCGGCGATCGTCGCGGCGGCACGGGGTCTCGTCGCGCGGGGCGTGCAGCCCGGTGACCGCGTCGGCATCATGTCCCGCACGCGGTACGAGTGGTCGCTGCTGGACTGGGCCACCTGGGCGGTCGGCGCCGTGCCGGTCCCGCTGTACGAGACGTCGTCGGCCGAGCAGGTCGCCTGGATCCTCACGGACGCGGACGTGAGCGTGCTGTTCGTCGAGACCGCCGCCCACGCCGAGGTCGTCGCCGAGGTGCGCGCGCAGGCGCCGACGCTGCGCGACGTCCTCGTGATCGACGACGGCGCCGTCGACGACCTCGTGGCTGCGGGTGCGGACGTCGAGGAGGCGGAGATCGCGCGGCGCAGGGGGCTCGCCGCGCGCGACGACCTCGCGACGATCATCTACACCTCGGGCACGACGGGCCGGCCCAAGGGCGTCGAGCTGACGCACGGCAACTTCTCGCAGCTGACGACGAACGCGGTGAACAAGCTCAACGTGGTCGTGTCGTCGCCGAACGCGCGGACGATGCTCTTCATGCCGCTCGCGCACGTGTTCGCGCGGTTCGTGCACGTCCTGACGATCCCCGCCGGCGCGGTGCTCGGCCACTGGCCCGACACCAAGACCCTCGTCGAGGGCATCGGGACGTTCCGCCCGACCTTCATCCTGTCGGTGCCGCGCGTGTTCGAGAAGGTCTACAACTCCGCCGAGCAGAAGGCCGCAGCAGCGGGCAAGGGCGCGATCTTCCAGCGCGCCGCCAAGACCTCGATCGTCTACTCGCGCGCGCTCGACACCCCGGGCGGCCCGAGCCCGTGGCTGCGGCTGCAGCACAAGGTGGCCGACGTCCTCGTGCTGTCCAAGCTGCGCAAGGTGCTCGGCGGCCAGGTCGAGTGGGCCATCTCGGGCGGCGCGCCGCTCGGCGAGCGGCTCGGCCACTTCTACCGCGGCGTGGGCCTCAAGGTCCTCGAGGGCTACGGCCTGACCGAGACGACGGCACCGGCGACCGTCAACCTGCCCGAGCGGACGAAGATCGGCACGGTGGGCCCTGCGCTGCCCGGCACGTCGCTGCGCATCGCCGCCGACGGCGAGATCGAGATCAAGGGCATCCAGGTCTTCCGCGGCTACCACGACAACGCCGAGGCCACGGCCGAGGTGATGGACGACGGCTGGTTCCGCACGGGCGACCTGGGGTCGATCGACGACGACGGGTTCCTGCGCATCACGGGGCGCAAGAAGGAGATCATCGTCACGGCGGGTGGCAAGAACGTCGCCCCGAGCGTCCTCGAGGACCGGCTCCGCGGCCACCCGCTGGTGAGCCAGGTGGTCGTCGTCGGTGACCAGCGCCCGTACATCGGAGCGCTCATCACGCTCGACCCCGAGGGGGTCCCGGGCTGGCTCGCGGCGCACGGGAAGCCGCCGATGTCGATCGAGGAGGCGGCCAAGGACCCGGACGTCCTCGCCTCGCTCGACAAGGCGGTCGAGCGCACCAACAAGGCCGTGTCGCGCGCGGAGTCCATCCGCCGCTACCGGATCCTCGACCGGGACCTCACGATCGCCGACGGCTACCTCACGCCGAAGCTCAGCGTGCGGCGCTCCGAGGTGCTCAAGGACTTCGCGGCCGACGTCGAGGCGCTCTACGCCGAGGGCGCGCGCTGACGCAGCCGCCCCCCGCTCCGCGCACCGTGCCCCCGGCCTCCTGACCGGGGGCACGGTCGTGTCACGGCGCGACGGCGCGGCACCTGCGGCCACGCTCGCGCCGTGCCCGGCCGGACGCGCCCGGACGGTCGCGGTGCGGCCTGCACGACGCTGTCGGACGTCGTCGGTAGCGTCCGCGCCATGTCCAGCCCTCGTCGTCTGCGGCCCTCCCACCCCGAGGTGCCGGCGCCGGGCGCGACGGGCGTCCAGGTGGCGCTCGACGAGCTCGGCACACCCCTGAGCGACGTGACGTTCGTCGTCGTCGACCTCGAGACCACCGGAGGCCGGGCGGCGGAGGACGCCATCACCGAGATCGGCGCGGTGAAGGTGCGGGGCGGCGAGGTCCTCGGCGAGTTCCAGACGCTCGTGGACCCGGGCGGCCCCGTGCCGCCCTTCATCCAGGTGCTGACCGGGATCACGACGTCGATGCTCGTCGGCGCGCCGACGATCGGCGAGGTGCTGCCGAGCTTCCTCGAGTTCGCCCGCGGTGCGGTGCTCGTGGCGCACAACGCGCCGTTCGACGTGGGGTTCCTGCGGGCCGCGGCCGCCCGGAGCGAGCGCGCGTGGCCGGGTTTCCAGGTGGTCGACACGGTGCGCCTGGCGCGGCGCGTCGTGCTGCGCGACGAGGCGCCCAACCACAAGCTGTCGACGCTGGCCGCGCTGTTCGGCGCGACGGTGACGCCGAACCACCGGGCGCTGGCCGACGCGCGCGCGACGGTCGACGTGCTGCACGCGCTCCTCGGGCGGCTCGCGCCGCTGGGCGTCACGCACCTCGAGGACCTCGCGACGGCGACCGACCCGGTGCCCGCCGACGTCCGGCGCCGCAGCACGCTCGCGGACGGCCTGCCGGACGCCCCGGGGGTCTATCTCTTCCGCGGTCCGCGCGACGAGGTGCTGTACGTCGGGGTCTCCACGACGTCGCTGCGCCGCCGCGTGCGCTCGTACTTCACGTCGGCGGAGAAGCGCGGCCGCATGCAGGAGATGGTGCGGCTCGCGGTGCGGGTCGACCCCGTGGTCTGTGCGACGCCCCTCGAGGCCCGCGTGCGCGAGCTGCGGCTGATCGCGGAGCACGCGCCGCGCTACAACCGGCGCTCGCGCGCACCGGAACGCATGCCCTGGGTCCGGCTGACCGACGAGCCGTTCCCGCGCCTGTCCGTGGTGCGCGAGGTGCGGGAGGGCCGCGCCCACATCGGCCCGTTCGCGTCCCGCGCGCTCGCGCAGCAGGCCGTCGACGCGCTGCACGCGACATTCCCCGTGCGGCAGTGCACCGGGCGGCTCCCGGTCGTCCCGTCCGCCGACGCGCACGCGTGCGTGCTCGCGGAGGTCGGGCGGTGCGGCGCGCCGTGCACGGGCGGCCAGGACGTGGCCGCGTACGCCCCCGTCGCAGCGGCCGTCCGCGACGCGATGACCGGCGACCCGCGCGATGTCGCGCAGGCTCACGCGGTGCGCATCCGCACCCTCGCGGCACAGGAGCGGTTCGAGGAGGCTGCGACCGTCCGCGACCGCCTCACGTCGTACGTCCGCGGCGCCGGTCGCGCCCAGCGTCACGCCCGGGCGGCCGCCTGCCGCGAGCTCGTCGCTGCGCGCCGCACCGACGACGGAGGCTGGGAGCTCCTGCTCGTCCGGCACGGCCGGTTCGCCGGGACGGCGGTGGTCGACCGCCGCACCGACCCGCGCCCGGCCGTCGCCGCGCTGCGTGCCGGAGGCGAGCACGTCACGGCGTCGGTGCCGCCTGCGACGGCGGCACACCCGGAGGAGACCGACCTGCTGCTGGCGTGGCTCGAGCAACCTGGCGTCCGGCTCGTGGAGGTCGACGGCGAGTGGTCCTCCCCCGCCCGGTCCGCGCAGGCCGTGCGGGACGCGGCGGCAGCCGTCACGCTCGACCTCGTCGTCCCGCGGCCCGCACTGGTCGACGACGCGCCGACCGCTCCCGGCGCCGCGCCGCAGCGCACGGCATGATGGCGACATGCTCACTGCCATCGTCCTGATCGACTGCGACGCCGCCCGCATCCCCGAGGTCGCCGCCGAGACCGCGGAGATCGAGGGAGTCAGCGAGGTCTACTCCGTCACCGGTGAGGTCGACCTCATCGCGCTGGTGCGCGTGCGTGAGCACGACCGGCTCGCGGACGTCATCGCCGACAAGGTCAGCAAGGTCGAGGGGGTCCTGCGCACGCAGACGTACATCGCGTTCCGTGCGTACTCCAAGCACGACCTCGAGGAGGCGTTCGCGCTCGGCCTGGAGGACTGAGCGTCGCAGCACCCGGAGGCTGTCGCGACGCCCTGGCGGCTGTGGCACGGCTCAGGCCCGATGGCGCCCGGTCCGTCCAGGGACGGCGCACGGCCGGACGGCGACGCTCGCGCGTCAGCGGCCGCCGATCGTGGTCATGCCGCCGCGGCGTTGCGCCAGCGCTCGAGCACGGCCGCGGCCGCGCCGTCGTCGATGGCGCGCTCGGCATGCCCGGCGCCGGCGACGAGACGCTCCACCAACGTGCCCTCGGCGGTGCCGGGGAGCGAGGCGTCCGCCACGAGCCCCGCGGCGGCGTTGAGCACCACGGTGTCCCGTACGGGACCATGTGCGCCCGCCAGCAGGTCGCGCACGACCGACGCGTTCTGCGACGCCGATCCGCCGCGCAGCTGCTCGACCGTCACCGGCGCCACGCCGACGGCCGCCCAGTCGACGACCTCCTCGCGCACGGCGCCGTCGCGGACCTCCCAGAAGCGGGTCGCTCCCGTCGCCGCGATCTCGTCGAGCCCGTCGCCCTCCCCGCGGAACAGCAGCGCGGTGCGGCCGCGGTTCGCGAGCACACCGGCGATGAGGCCGGCCATCCGCGCGTCCGCGACGCCGATCGCGCTCGACTGCGGCTGCGCGGGATTCGTGAGCGGCCCCAGGAAGTTGAACGCCGTCGCGATGCCGAGGTCGCGGCGCGGCACGCCCGCATGACGCATCGACGGGTGGAACGCGCCCGCGAAGCAGAAGGTGATGCCCACCTCGGTCGCCAGCGCGGCGACACGCTCGAGCGGCAGGTCGAGGCGGATGCCGAGCGACTCGAGCACGTCGGCCGAACCGCTCGACGACGAGGCGGCCCGGTTGCCGTGCTTCACGACGGTCAGGCCGGCACCCGCGACGACCAGTGCCGCCATCGTGGAGATGTTCACCGTGTGCAGCCGGTCGCCGCCCGTGCCGACGATGTCGACCGTGCGCCCCGGCACCTCGAACCGGTGGGCGTGCGTGAGCATCATGTCGGCCAGCCCCGCGAGCTCGTCGACCGTCTCCCCCTTCGCGCGCAGCGCCACGAGGAACCCGGCGACCTGCGACGGCGAGGCCTCGCCGCTCATGATCCGGTCCATCGCCCACGCGGCCCGAGCGCTGTCGAGGTCCTGGCCACGGACCAGCGACGTGAGCAGGTCGGGCCAGGTGGTCGTCGCGGTCATCCGTGCGCCGCCGCCGCGTGCACCAGGTCCGCGACGGCCGTGTGCAGCACCACCGGGTCGAGCGGGCGGCTGACGACGGCGTCGGCGTTCGACCAGGACGCGAGCCACGCGTCCTGGGGCCGCCCGGTGAGCACGAGCACCGGCGGGCACGCGTACACCTCGTCCTTGAGCTGGCGGCACAGCCCCATGCCGCCGACCTTGTCCGCCTCGCCGTCGAGCACCAGCACGTCGGCGCCGCCCGCGTCGGCGACCGCCACCACCGCGTCCGCCGTCGCGACCTCGGTCCACTCGATGTCGGGCTCACCGCGCCCGAGGCGCCGCCCGACCGCGAGACGCACCTGCTCACGCGCGTCCACGTCGTCGCTGTACAGCAGGATGCGCGGCGCGCGGGCCGCCGGGTTCGCGGTGCTCATGGTGCCCCTCACTCGTCGTCGACGTGCAAGGGGCATCTTGGCACGTCGCCGGCCCCCACGGTGCGCACCGCCCACGGTGCGCACCGCCCACGGTGCGCGCCACGGAGGTCGGCGCGGGTCACGAGAAAGTGACGATGTGACATATCCCAAGGTCCCGCTGTGGGTCGAACGGCCCATGCGCCGCCCTCGTCAGCCATAATGGCGAACGTGTCGACCGCAACGGCTGCCTCGCGCCCCGCTCCCCACGTGACCGTCAACCGACCGAACCCCGTGTCGGTCGGCACGATCGTGTGGCTCGCCAGCGAGCTCATGTTCTTCGCCGGACTGTTCGCCATGTACTTCACGGTGCGGGCGGCCGTGCCCGAGGAGTGGGCGATCCAGACGGACAAGCTCAACCTCCAGTTCGCCTTCGCCAACACGGCGATCCTGGTGCTGTCGTCGGTGACGTGCCAGATGGGTGTCTGGGCGGCGGAGCGGCTGCAGCCCGTCCGCAGCGGCTCGCTCGTGCAGTTCTGGCGCTGGGGCATGAACGAGTGGATGACGCTCACCTACGTCATGGGCGCCGTGTTCATCGGCGGGCAGATCTTCGAGTACGCCGAGCTGGTCGAGCACGGCCTGACGATCTCGTCCTCCCCCTACGGCTCGGTCTTCTACCTGACGACCGGCTTCCACGGGCTGCACGTCGTCGGCGGTCTCATCGCCTTCCTGTTCCTGCTCGGCCGCTCCTTCGCGGCCAAGCGCTTCACCCACCACGAGGAGACGACCGCGATCGTCACCTCGTACTACTGGCACTTCGTCGACGTCGTCTGGATCGCGCTGTTCGCGGTCATCTACCTGGTCCGATGACACCGGCCGGTCCGCCCCGGCGGACCGGTGCCCTCCCCGTAACCCCGACCATGCGAGACGAGGACCGATCCGTGAAGGCACTCGCAGCCCGCAGGCACGACCGGCGCGCGCCGGTGGTGCTGCTCCTGCTGGCGCTGCTGCTCACCGGCGCCCTGTACGCCGTGCTGTCCCCGACCACCGCCGACGCCGCGCCCGCGGGTGCCTCGGCGGACCAGGTCGAGACCGGTGAGAAGCTGTTCCAGGCCAACTGCGCGACGTGCCACGGGCCGGACGCCACCGGCCGCGACGACGTGCCGTCGCTCGTCGGTGTCGGCGCCGCCGCCGTCGACTTCCAGGTCGGCACCGGCCGCATGCCCATGCAGATGAACGGCCCGCAGGCGCCGGCCAAGCCCGCGCAGTTCGACGAGGAGCAGATCGCCGCGCTCGCGGCGTTCGTCGCCTCGCTCGGCCCCGGCCCGTCGATCCCGACGGCCGAGCAGGTCGACCCTGCGCTGGGCGACCCCGCGAGCGGCATGGCGCTGTTCCGTACCAACTGCGCGATGTGCCACAACGCCGTCGGTGCCGGGGGCGCGCTGTCGCAGGGCAAGTGGGCGCCCAACCTGTGGGAGACCACGCCCACGCACCTGTACGAGGCCATGGTCACGGGTCCGCAGTCGATGCCCGTCTTCAACGACGCGACCCTGACGTCGGACGAGAAGCGCGACATCATCGCGTACCTCGACCTGCAGGGCGACGGGGCTCCCGGCGGCCTGGGCCTCGGCAGCCTCGGTCCGGTCAGCGAGGGCCTGTGGGCCTGGGTCGTCGGCATGGGCCTTCTCATCGGCGCAGCAGTCTGGATCGGAGCGAGGTCCTCGTGAGCATCACCCCCGAGCACGGCCACGAGCCCGGCGACACCGCCGGCTCCGACCTCGCGCTGCGCGAGGGCGAGAACACGGTCGAGAAGTTCCCCAACCCGGGCTTCGGGCCGCACCGGCCCCGCCGTGCGGACGTCGACCCGGCCGCGAACAAGCGAGCCGAGCGCCAGGTCGTCGCGCTGTTCGCGCTGTCGATCCTCGGCACGATCGGCTTCGTCGTCGCGTACTTCGCGCTCCCGCCCGGCGAGACCGTCGCCTCGATGCGCACGTCGAACCTCGCGCTCGGACTGGGGCTGGCGTTCGCGCTGCTCGGCATCGGGCTCGCGGCCGTGCACTGGGCCAAGTCGCTCATGAACGACCACGAGAAGGCCGAGGACCGGCACGCCCAGCGCAGCTCGGACCAGGTGCGGGCCGAGGCCGTGGCCGTCCTCAAGGACGGCGCCCAGGACTCCGCGATCGGTCGGCGCGGCGTGCTCAAGGGCGCGCTCGTGTCCTCGCTCGCGCTGTTCCCGCTGACGATCGCGCTGCCGCTCATCGGTGAGGTGGGCGAGGACTGGAACGTCTCGAAGTTCAAGCGCACGCTGTGGGCGAAGAACAAGAAGCTAACGATCGACCCGACGGGCCGTCCGATCAAGGCGGCCGACGTCACCATCGGCTCGGTCGTCCACGTGATCCCCGAGGGCCTGGAGGAGGCCGAGGCGCCGCTGGACGAGAAGGCCAAGGCCGTCGTCCTGCTCGTCCGGCTCGACCCCCGGGACATCAAGTCCGAGCAGGGCGAGGGCTGGTCGTACGACGGCATCGTCGCCTTCTCGAAGATCTGCACCCACGTGGGCTGCCCCGTGGCCCTCTACGAGCAGCAGACGCACCACCTGCTGTGCCCCTGCCACCAGAGCACGTTCGACGTCGCCGACGGCGCGAAGGTCGTGTTCGGTCCCGCCAAGCGGCCGCTGCCCCAGCTGCCGATCACCGTCGACGACGAGGGCTACCTGGTCGCGCAGAGCGACTTCCACGAGCCCATCGGTCCGAGCTTCTGGGAGCGGCTGCGATGAGCACCACCACCGCACCGGCCGGCGGCAGCAAGGCCGCCGCCGCGACCGCCGACTACCTCGACCAGCGCACCGGCATCGGGACCGCGGTCAAGGAGTTCGCGCGCAAGATCTTCCCCGACCACTGGTCGTTCCTGCTGGGCGAGATCGCGCTCTACAGCTTCGTCACGCTGATCATCTCCGGCGTGTTCCTCACCATGTTCTTCGTCCCGAGCATGAACGAGGTGCACTACGAGGGCCCGTGGCCGGCGCTGGACGGCGTCGAGATGTCCGAGGCGTTCGCCTCGACGC contains these protein-coding regions:
- a CDS encoding lysophospholipid acyltransferase family protein; the encoded protein is MFYWLMKRVFVGPLLRLVYRPWVRGAHHVPAEGGAILASNHLAVIDSFFLPLALDREIVFIGKQEYFNGSGLKGRLTAGFMRGVGTIPVDRGGGKAGEAALRTGLRRLSEGGLFGIYPEGTRSPDGRLYRGKTGVARLALESGAPVVPVAMVGTDVAQPLGRRIPKVMRIGIVIGEPLDFSRYRGMENDRFILRSVTDEIMYAIMSLSGQEYVDVYAATQKARLATGHQQAESTGAMPAAPGGRPAPDVQVPVPPQEDSPPSVG
- a CDS encoding ROK family glucokinase, whose product is MHAIGVDIGGTKIAAGVVDDDGTILAQTRRDTDPDDAASIDAAIADVYRELSASYEVRQVGLAAAGFVASDRARVLFAPNIAWREYPLRDNVAALIGDEDLRIVVENDANAAGWAEFRFGVGRDVQDMVMLTLGTGLGGAIVVDGRLTRGAWGVAAEIGHMRVVPGGHYCGCGHEGCWEQYVSGSALVRDARAAAMTQPERAAGLVALAGGSAQHIDGPLVTRAAQAGDALAVELLAEVGRWVGEGCASVSAVLDPEVFVIGGGVSAAGDLVVAPARKAFDAQLSGRGHRPEAGIVVAAMGNDAGMVGAADLARV
- a CDS encoding AMP-dependent synthetase/ligase — encoded protein: MDESHSPLLVEVDPSDNLNDLLAARVRSTPDRPLVERHVDGQWQPMTAREYDAAIVAAARGLVARGVQPGDRVGIMSRTRYEWSLLDWATWAVGAVPVPLYETSSAEQVAWILTDADVSVLFVETAAHAEVVAEVRAQAPTLRDVLVIDDGAVDDLVAAGADVEEAEIARRRGLAARDDLATIIYTSGTTGRPKGVELTHGNFSQLTTNAVNKLNVVVSSPNARTMLFMPLAHVFARFVHVLTIPAGAVLGHWPDTKTLVEGIGTFRPTFILSVPRVFEKVYNSAEQKAAAAGKGAIFQRAAKTSIVYSRALDTPGGPSPWLRLQHKVADVLVLSKLRKVLGGQVEWAISGGAPLGERLGHFYRGVGLKVLEGYGLTETTAPATVNLPERTKIGTVGPALPGTSLRIAADGEIEIKGIQVFRGYHDNAEATAEVMDDGWFRTGDLGSIDDDGFLRITGRKKEIIVTAGGKNVAPSVLEDRLRGHPLVSQVVVVGDQRPYIGALITLDPEGVPGWLAAHGKPPMSIEEAAKDPDVLASLDKAVERTNKAVSRAESIRRYRILDRDLTIADGYLTPKLSVRRSEVLKDFAADVEALYAEGAR
- a CDS encoding DEDD exonuclease domain-containing protein; its protein translation is MSSPRRLRPSHPEVPAPGATGVQVALDELGTPLSDVTFVVVDLETTGGRAAEDAITEIGAVKVRGGEVLGEFQTLVDPGGPVPPFIQVLTGITTSMLVGAPTIGEVLPSFLEFARGAVLVAHNAPFDVGFLRAAAARSERAWPGFQVVDTVRLARRVVLRDEAPNHKLSTLAALFGATVTPNHRALADARATVDVLHALLGRLAPLGVTHLEDLATATDPVPADVRRRSTLADGLPDAPGVYLFRGPRDEVLYVGVSTTSLRRRVRSYFTSAEKRGRMQEMVRLAVRVDPVVCATPLEARVRELRLIAEHAPRYNRRSRAPERMPWVRLTDEPFPRLSVVREVREGRAHIGPFASRALAQQAVDALHATFPVRQCTGRLPVVPSADAHACVLAEVGRCGAPCTGGQDVAAYAPVAAAVRDAMTGDPRDVAQAHAVRIRTLAAQERFEEAATVRDRLTSYVRGAGRAQRHARAAACRELVAARRTDDGGWELLLVRHGRFAGTAVVDRRTDPRPAVAALRAGGEHVTASVPPATAAHPEETDLLLAWLEQPGVRLVEVDGEWSSPARSAQAVRDAAAAVTLDLVVPRPALVDDAPTAPGAAPQRTA
- a CDS encoding Lrp/AsnC family transcriptional regulator, whose product is MLTAIVLIDCDAARIPEVAAETAEIEGVSEVYSVTGEVDLIALVRVREHDRLADVIADKVSKVEGVLRTQTYIAFRAYSKHDLEEAFALGLED
- the trpD gene encoding anthranilate phosphoribosyltransferase, whose translation is MTATTTWPDLLTSLVRGQDLDSARAAWAMDRIMSGEASPSQVAGFLVALRAKGETVDELAGLADMMLTHAHRFEVPGRTVDIVGTGGDRLHTVNISTMAALVVAGAGLTVVKHGNRAASSSSGSADVLESLGIRLDLPLERVAALATEVGITFCFAGAFHPSMRHAGVPRRDLGIATAFNFLGPLTNPAQPQSSAIGVADARMAGLIAGVLANRGRTALLFRGEGDGLDEIAATGATRFWEVRDGAVREEVVDWAAVGVAPVTVEQLRGGSASQNASVVRDLLAGAHGPVRDTVVLNAAAGLVADASLPGTAEGTLVERLVAGAGHAERAIDDGAAAAVLERWRNAAAA
- a CDS encoding response regulator transcription factor; this encodes MSTANPAARAPRILLYSDDVDAREQVRLAVGRRLGRGEPDIEWTEVATADAVVAVADAGGADVLVLDGEADKVGGMGLCRQLKDEVYACPPVLVLTGRPQDAWLASWSNADAVVSRPLDPVVLHTAVADLVHAAAAHG
- a CDS encoding cytochrome c oxidase subunit 3, yielding MANVSTATAASRPAPHVTVNRPNPVSVGTIVWLASELMFFAGLFAMYFTVRAAVPEEWAIQTDKLNLQFAFANTAILVLSSVTCQMGVWAAERLQPVRSGSLVQFWRWGMNEWMTLTYVMGAVFIGGQIFEYAELVEHGLTISSSPYGSVFYLTTGFHGLHVVGGLIAFLFLLGRSFAAKRFTHHEETTAIVTSYYWHFVDVVWIALFAVIYLVR
- a CDS encoding c-type cytochrome translates to MKALAARRHDRRAPVVLLLLALLLTGALYAVLSPTTADAAPAGASADQVETGEKLFQANCATCHGPDATGRDDVPSLVGVGAAAVDFQVGTGRMPMQMNGPQAPAKPAQFDEEQIAALAAFVASLGPGPSIPTAEQVDPALGDPASGMALFRTNCAMCHNAVGAGGALSQGKWAPNLWETTPTHLYEAMVTGPQSMPVFNDATLTSDEKRDIIAYLDLQGDGAPGGLGLGSLGPVSEGLWAWVVGMGLLIGAAVWIGARSS
- a CDS encoding ubiquinol-cytochrome c reductase iron-sulfur subunit, which codes for MSITPEHGHEPGDTAGSDLALREGENTVEKFPNPGFGPHRPRRADVDPAANKRAERQVVALFALSILGTIGFVVAYFALPPGETVASMRTSNLALGLGLAFALLGIGLAAVHWAKSLMNDHEKAEDRHAQRSSDQVRAEAVAVLKDGAQDSAIGRRGVLKGALVSSLALFPLTIALPLIGEVGEDWNVSKFKRTLWAKNKKLTIDPTGRPIKAADVTIGSVVHVIPEGLEEAEAPLDEKAKAVVLLVRLDPRDIKSEQGEGWSYDGIVAFSKICTHVGCPVALYEQQTHHLLCPCHQSTFDVADGAKVVFGPAKRPLPQLPITVDDEGYLVAQSDFHEPIGPSFWERLR